The DNA segment TAAATAGCGGCGGCTATAATGATTATTACATGGGTTATTTTTACACCAATAGGTAGTTATATCTCTCAAGGTTTGTCAGATAAACTATTAATATTAAGCTTTTCGATACTTATGATTTTTATATGTGTTTGGAACTTAATAAAAATGTAAGTAATGTTAGGATCAGAGAAATCAGTTTGTAAGAATATAGGTCCAAGATTTATAGTAGCATTATTTTAATTAGGTGGTGTTTTATTGGTACATTAACTGGTTTTTTTGCGTTGGTGACGGTTTTAAATCGTGCCTACATTAGTTTTTTATAACAGTACTGCCATTTAAAGAGCTTTTTAGTGATATTTGTTGTATCAATATATCTGATTTGTATCTCATTATGATGAGACTATTATGAACTGGTATATCTTGACTATGTTTGTAGTTTAGTGGTACTATTGGGATGCTTTTAGCAACTAAAGTCAAAAAAAAGTCTCAATTATAAAGTTTTATAAACAATATTCGCTATTATTTTAGTGATATTAGGTGTAATAATTTATTTAATTTAATTAGTTTTTAGCCAACCCGTAATACTAAATCTTTTATTCTCGGTAAGTACTGGTAAGACTTCATGTTCAATACTTTTACTATCAAAAAGAATTATTTTGCCATCAGTTGGAAATATCTCTAGTGTTTGATCTTTAAAGTATAGTTTTAGTTGTCCACCAAAACAATCTTGCCAATCTTTATTAAGGTAGCAAACTATTGATATGGTGCGACAATCATCGTTTTGAAAAGTATCAATGTGTTTTTTGTAAAATGATCCTTGAGGATAAATAGCATAATGAAACTCTTTAGTAACAATTCCAGCAAAGCAGGTTTTATTAATATACTCAATAAAGCTATTTATTTTTTCAAAAAATACTTGCGCATATTTTGTCTCGTCTAGCCAAAAAATAAAATCATTTCGTATTGATCTTTCGAGATTTTCATTTAAACGATTACCGACAGCAGATTTTTTGAAATAATCTTCCTGATAAAGCTTTTCTAGCTGTTGTCTTAATTTACTGGTTTCATAAGTTGTTAGCCAGTTATCAATGATGCAGAAACCATTGTTGAGATAATCATTAATTATTTTTTCATAGAAAGGATTAATAGCAAGTAAATCAGACATTACTATGCCTAATAATATAGAGTAAGCGAATTATATACTAGAAATATTAACTTAGTTATCTATTTTTATTATAAAGTCTTCTAAATACTCATCGACATATAATTCATATTAAGAAATAGCTAAATGCTTTACTGATTTTTTCTGCTTGTGCATTTCTTCAGTTTAACAAGTATTTAGATGATGCCAGTCAGGTTAAATATTTACCTTCAAATAAAAATTTATAGCTACAGCTGTTAGGCAACCATTTGTGAGTAT comes from the Francisella persica ATCC VR-331 genome and includes:
- a CDS encoding 2OG-Fe(II) oxygenase, which gives rise to MSDLLAINPFYEKIINDYLNNGFCIIDNWLTTYETSKLRQQLEKLYQEDYFKKSAVGNRLNENLERSIRNDFIFWLDETKYAQVFFEKINSFIEYINKTCFAGIVTKEFHYAIYPQGSFYKKHIDTFQNDDCRTISIVCYLNKDWQDCFGGQLKLYFKDQTLEIFPTDGKIILFDSKSIEHEVLPVLTENKRFSITGWLKTN